Within Triticum dicoccoides isolate Atlit2015 ecotype Zavitan chromosome 1B, WEW_v2.0, whole genome shotgun sequence, the genomic segment TGTGTTTTAAGTAGATGTAGCATTACTGCACTGCTGAGTGTGGGTGGTTGTAGTTTCGTTGTTTTTAGTCCTTGTTGCTTCTCATGCACAGTGGTACGGTGTCCCCATTATGCTTGACTGTGGCCGAGATGCCTATTCTGTTTCCTCTAAAAAAGGAGCGGAGCAGCTCTTTTCTCTAAAAAGAGGGTATCAATCGATTCGCCGCCTTGACTGATTGCCGTAACTAACTGTAAACCAGTTTACGCTTTCTGTAACAAGCTGTAAGTGGTAAAGTATCTATTCCACTATAAGCTGTACGGCAGTGTCGAGGTGgttaagcaagcaagcaagcatctGTGTGGCTCAAGCTTCGTGCAGACTATTCCCTTCCTTGATTGATTGGCTGTCAGAATGGGATCTCAGATATCCCGAaaatcttgtcttaaatttgtctacatACAGATGTATTTATTCACATTTTAATATAGATATATacgtatctagataaatctaaaaCAATAATTTTGGGACGGAGCGAGGAGAGATGATGCATGCGTCCAATCCAATCATCTGAAAGGATCACGCGCGCGCATATATTCCCTTCCCGGGCCTCCCACTCCCACTCCCACTCCATCCGCATCCTCTTCTCTTATTTTAGTTATCATCGATCACATCcaccttcttcttccccaacacgcCTTGCGATCACTGCGTATATAAAGGTAGCAACGGAGGTAGGGAGCACCACCGGGCAACGCAACAGATACGGCGCTTCCATTCGCTGGTCAAGGAACAAGGGTCGATCGGCGATGGCTTCTGCTGCGCTCCCGGtcccggaggcggcggcggcggcggctccggtccaGCCCAAGAAGAAGAGCAATTTCAAGTACGCCTGCACCTGCGCCCTCTCCGCTTCCATGGCCACCGTCGTCCTCGGCTACGGTACGCGTCAAGCCAATGGCATCTTCTTTCTTCCTTTCCTTTCGCCATGCGTGCATAATTAATTATTAATTCTGCTCGCTCCGACCGGCCACTCCAGACGTCGGGGTGATGAGCGGCGCGTCGCTCTACATCAAGGAGGACCTGCGCCTGACGGACGTGCAGGTGGAGATCATGATGGGCATCCTCAGCGTCTACGCGCTCCTCGGCTCCTTCGCCGGCGCCAGGACCTCCGACTGGATCGGCCGCCGCTACACCGTCATCATCGCCGCCGCCATCTTCTTCGCCGGCTCCCTGCTCATGGGCTTCGCCGTCAACTACGTCATGTTCATGTTCGGCCGCTTCGTCTGCGGCATGGGCGTCGGCTTCGCCATCATGGTCGCGCCCGTCTACACCGCCGAGGTCGCCCCGGCCTCCACCCGCGGCCTGCTCACCtccttcaccgaggtcttcatcAACGTCGGCATCCTCCTCGGCTACGTCTCCAACTTCGCCTTCGCGCGCCTCCCGCACCACATCAACTGGCGCATCATGCTCGGCGTGGGCGCCGTCCCCTCGGCCTTGCTCGCGCTCATGGTGCTCGGCATGCCAGAGTCGCCCCGGTGGCTCGTCATGAAGGGCCGCCTCGCGGATGCCAGGGTCGTGCTTGAGAAGACCTCTGACACGCCAGAGGAGGCCGTGGAGCGCCTTGACCAGATCAAGGCTGCCGCCGGCATCCCCCACGACCTTGACGGCGACGTGGTCGCCGTGCCCAAGAGAAAAGGCGGCAACGAGAAGCAGGTGTGGAAGGAGCTCATCTTTTCGCCCACCCCGGTCATGCGCCGCATACTGCTCGCCGCGCTCGGCGTCCATTTCTTCCAGCAGGCCACCGGCTCCGACTCGGTCGTGCTCTACAGCCCACGCGTGTTCAAGAGCGCCGGCATCACCGGCGACAACCACCTGCTCGGCGTCACCTGCGCCATGGGGGTCACCAAGACCCTCTTCATCCTCTTGGCCACCTTCCAAATCGATCGTGTCGGCCGGCGGCCGCTGCTGCTCACCAGCACCGCCGGCATGCTCGTCTGTCTCATCGGCCTTGGCACGGGCCTCACCGTCGTGGGCCAGCACCCGGACGAGAAGATCACGTGGGCGATCggcctctgcatcgcctccaccttGGCCTACGTGTCCTTCTTTTCCATGGGCCTCGGCCCCATCACCAGCGTCTACGTCTCGGAGGTCTTCccgctgcgggtgcgcgcgctcgGCTTCGCGCTCGGCGTGGCGTGCAACCGCGTCACGAGCGCCGCCATCTCCATGACCTTCCTCTCATTGTCCAAGGCCATCACCATCGGCGGCAGCTTCTTCCTCTACGCCGGCCTCGCCGCGCTCGGCTGGCTTTTCTTCTACGCCTTCGTCCCGGAGACGCGCGGGCAGCCGCTCGAGGACATAGGCAAGCTTTTCGGCATGAAGGACGCCGCCGTCGAAGACGACGACGACACAGCCACCAAAGACAAGCAGGTGAAAGCAGCTGCCGTGGAGATGAACTAGCTAACGTACGGCCTCGGGAGTGGTTTTCCCactaacatgcatgcatgcatgcaagggacgCATCACCATGCATCCATTGTTGTTTTGAGTTTCGTGCTACTTCTTGGGTTTTCTTAGTCGGTAGTGATGAGTAGC encodes:
- the LOC119349768 gene encoding putative polyol transporter 1 — protein: MASAALPVPEAAAAAAPVQPKKKSNFKYACTCALSASMATVVLGYDVGVMSGASLYIKEDLRLTDVQVEIMMGILSVYALLGSFAGARTSDWIGRRYTVIIAAAIFFAGSLLMGFAVNYVMFMFGRFVCGMGVGFAIMVAPVYTAEVAPASTRGLLTSFTEVFINVGILLGYVSNFAFARLPHHINWRIMLGVGAVPSALLALMVLGMPESPRWLVMKGRLADARVVLEKTSDTPEEAVERLDQIKAAAGIPHDLDGDVVAVPKRKGGNEKQVWKELIFSPTPVMRRILLAALGVHFFQQATGSDSVVLYSPRVFKSAGITGDNHLLGVTCAMGVTKTLFILLATFQIDRVGRRPLLLTSTAGMLVCLIGLGTGLTVVGQHPDEKITWAIGLCIASTLAYVSFFSMGLGPITSVYVSEVFPLRVRALGFALGVACNRVTSAAISMTFLSLSKAITIGGSFFLYAGLAALGWLFFYAFVPETRGQPLEDIGKLFGMKDAAVEDDDDTATKDKQVKAAAVEMN